In the genome of Neofelis nebulosa isolate mNeoNeb1 chromosome 8, mNeoNeb1.pri, whole genome shotgun sequence, one region contains:
- the IL2RA gene encoding interleukin-2 receptor subunit alpha isoform X2 produces MLNCECKKGFRRISNGSAFMLCAGNSSHSSWENKCRCISTSPRATDGQVIPKPEEQKGKSPMGMQSQMQPTDQVNLPGHCREPPPWEHEDSRRIYHFVVGQAVHYQCMQGFRALHRGPAKSVCKMICGKATWTQPPLQCISERSDGWFPDDEEPQASTDAAPGSDTSCPSITASTTDFQKHTEASMTTESFVFTTEYQIAVAGCVLLLISIVLLSGLTWQRRWRKSRRTI; encoded by the exons ATGTTAAATTGTGAATGTAAGAAGGGCTTCCGCAGAATAAGCAACGGGTCAGCCTTCATGCTGTGTGCAGGAAACTCGAGCCACTCCTCCTGGGAAAACAAATGCCGGTGCATAAGTACCT CCCCAAGGGCCACAGATGGACAAGTTATCCCTAAACCTGAAGAACAGAAGGGAAAAAGCCCCATGGGAATGCAGAGCCAAATGCAGCCCACGGACCAAGTTAACCTTCCAG gTCACTGCAGGGAGCCTCCGCCCTGGGAACATGAAGATTCGAGGAGAATTTACCATTTTGTGGTGGGGCAGGCAGTTCACTACCAGTGCATGCAGGGATTCAGGGCCCTGCACAGGGGTCCTGCCAAGAGTGTCTGCAAAATGATCTGTGGGAAGGCAACGTGGACACAGCCCCCGCTCCAGTGCATAAGCGAAAGGAGTGACGGCTGGTTTCCAG atGACGAAGAGCCTCAAGCCAGCACTGATGCTGCTCCTGGGAGTGACACTTCCTGTCCCTCAATAACGGCAAGTACTACAG ATTTCCAGAAACATACGGAAGCGTCTATGACCACGGAGTCATTCGTATTCACAACCGAGTATCAGATAGCAG TGGCCGGCTGCGTCCTCCTGCTGATCAGTATCGTCCTTCTGAGCGGGCTCACCTGGCAGCGGAGATG